In the Carboxydothermus hydrogenoformans Z-2901 genome, one interval contains:
- a CDS encoding HypC/HybG/HupF family hydrogenase formation chaperone, which yields MCLAVAGKIEKIEGDIGVVDLGGVRQPVSLIMVPEAKEGDYVLIHTGYAVEIISEEAYQETVELLKELRWE from the coding sequence ATGTGCCTTGCAGTTGCCGGTAAAATTGAAAAAATAGAGGGCGATATTGGGGTAGTTGATTTAGGGGGAGTAAGGCAACCAGTTAGCCTTATAATGGTTCCTGAAGCCAAAGAAGGGGATTACGTCTTGATTCACACCGGTTATGCAGTGGAAATAATTTCCGAGGAGGCTTATCAAGAAACGGTGGAATTGTTAAAGGAGTTAAGATGGGAATGA